The following are from one region of the Gryllotalpicola protaetiae genome:
- a CDS encoding DUF5997 family protein — MKPATAAKKLGIYLPAAPESFQQGALTRSEFQELQSTPPEWLVQLRLNGPHPRDVVARKLGVSASGLARAGVTDALTTAEITALLQSPPEWLVRERATQATVRAENSRVNEANAVKAARAAERDAD; from the coding sequence ATGAAGCCGGCCACCGCCGCGAAGAAGCTCGGCATCTACCTGCCCGCTGCGCCCGAGTCGTTCCAGCAGGGCGCGCTCACCCGCTCCGAGTTCCAGGAGCTGCAGTCGACCCCGCCCGAGTGGCTGGTCCAGCTGCGCCTCAACGGCCCGCACCCACGCGATGTGGTCGCGCGCAAGCTCGGCGTCTCGGCGTCGGGCCTCGCCCGCGCCGGCGTGACCGACGCGCTCACCACCGCCGAGATCACCGCCCTGCTGCAGAGCCCGCCCGAGTGGCTCGTGCGCGAGCGTGCGACGCAGGCCACGGTGCGCGCCGAGAACTCCCGAGTCAACGAGGCGAACGCGGTGAAGGCCGCCCGCGCCGCCGAGCGCGACGCCGACTGA
- a CDS encoding GNAT family N-acetyltransferase, whose protein sequence is MAADVVIRRARDDEIERTVRLRWLWAVEVGNTPAMSEAEFSADAAAWARAHSETHLPHVAVADDTGGAEIVGMAWLALTPRVATTNSLDRWSGDLQSCYVLPEHRGNGVGGALVQAVLATARERGAEHVTVHASPRSVELYVRHGFRSSGRLLWADVAVTER, encoded by the coding sequence GTGGCCGCCGACGTCGTCATCCGACGCGCTCGCGACGACGAGATCGAGCGCACGGTACGCCTCCGCTGGCTGTGGGCCGTGGAGGTCGGCAACACCCCGGCGATGTCCGAGGCCGAGTTCAGCGCCGATGCGGCTGCCTGGGCGCGGGCGCACAGTGAGACGCACCTGCCGCACGTCGCTGTCGCCGATGACACCGGTGGCGCCGAGATCGTCGGCATGGCGTGGCTCGCGCTGACCCCCCGCGTCGCGACGACGAACAGCCTCGACCGGTGGTCAGGCGACCTGCAATCCTGCTATGTCCTGCCGGAGCACCGCGGGAACGGCGTCGGCGGCGCGCTGGTGCAGGCGGTGCTGGCCACCGCGCGCGAGCGGGGCGCCGAGCACGTGACGGTGCACGCGTCTCCGAGGTCGGTCGAGCTGTATGTGCGACACGGATTCCGCAGCAGCGGTCGCCTGCTGTGGGCCGATGTCGCCGTCACCGAGCGCTGA
- a CDS encoding LysR substrate-binding domain-containing protein — MPHSLRIAYARGVTPGKWARIWGERFRRHPLELIQIEAVTDADAELQAVRNGAADLAFVRLAEGETQPGDVHLIALYEERPFVVAPKGHVIEAADEVALAALEGEVRHPFDDDIEQHVEVVAANVGVVVVPQSIARLYARKDVVSRPVTDGPGWRVGLAWLKDAPAEAQPHIDEFIGVVRGRTANSSRGADAGAKSAEQGKPPAKGAAAPAASGADRRRKPRAQGRPSRAGRSRRRPTR, encoded by the coding sequence GTGCCCCACAGCCTGCGCATCGCCTACGCCCGCGGCGTCACGCCCGGCAAGTGGGCGCGCATCTGGGGCGAGCGATTCCGCAGGCATCCGCTCGAACTGATTCAGATCGAAGCCGTGACGGATGCCGACGCCGAGCTGCAGGCCGTGCGCAACGGCGCCGCCGACCTGGCGTTCGTGCGCCTCGCCGAGGGCGAGACGCAGCCAGGGGACGTGCATCTGATCGCACTCTACGAGGAGCGGCCGTTCGTGGTCGCCCCCAAGGGCCACGTCATCGAGGCCGCCGACGAGGTGGCTCTTGCCGCCCTCGAGGGCGAGGTCAGGCATCCGTTCGACGATGACATCGAACAGCACGTTGAGGTCGTCGCCGCCAACGTCGGTGTCGTGGTCGTGCCGCAGTCGATCGCGCGGCTCTACGCCCGGAAGGACGTGGTGTCGCGACCCGTGACCGACGGACCCGGCTGGCGCGTCGGCCTCGCATGGCTGAAGGACGCGCCCGCCGAAGCGCAGCCGCACATCGACGAATTCATCGGGGTCGTGCGCGGGCGCACCGCGAACTCGTCGCGCGGCGCGGACGCCGGTGCGAAGTCCGCCGAACAGGGAAAGCCGCCCGCTAAGGGCGCGGCCGCTCCGGCCGCGTCAGGTGCCGACCGCCGCCGGAAGCCGCGAGCACAGGGGCGCCCGTCTCGAGCGGGGCGCTCGCGTCGGCGGCCCACTCGTTGA